The Gossypium hirsutum isolate 1008001.06 chromosome A13, Gossypium_hirsutum_v2.1, whole genome shotgun sequence nucleotide sequence atttcatagtcattgaaacaaCAATAGTAACATAGTACTTTGTCTTCTCACACGACAAATGCTCACCCACATGTTGTGCAAATCTTGAGAACAGATCATCAATTATGGCCTCTCCAAAATGACTAGCAATCATAGATTCAGTAATTGCTCGTATGCAATTTGCAACATTTCGCCCGCTTCTACTCTTTTCGAAATTTTCGTTGAAAACATCGTCTTCGAAGTCCCAATTCATTTCAAAAATCTCTAATTTGTCGAGAGCAAAAGACCTTTCTTTTTCGAtaatttctctcatttcttcttCGCAAGGGTAATAGTAAGGTACATTGAATGAATCTATATCAGATTCACGCACCAATCCCTGCCAACCAAATAGCACCGGTTATGTTTGCAATTATGATAATGTCGATAGTAATGTATATATATCGATGTATTTAAGCGAAAGGAAACAACAAACATAATGTACCTTAGCCACCAAGTCGAGGAGTGATTTGGTGAACAAATCCCATATGGCACAACAGTCTTTGCTTGTGGGATCAGTACTGCTCCTACCAATGAAGGTAAGCAACATTCGTCCCTCAGTTATCATTTCTTCGGAACGAAAGTGTAAAAATCTCGAGAAATCATTTCGAAATTGCCCTGAATAAGCTTTGGATACATTAGGAGGGCTCGACTTTGCTATGTATAAATTTCCCTTGTTATCCTCAACTCCTCTTGGTACCTAAAATTCATTCACAATCATATAATTATAGACAATGCTAACGTGGCTATATATGTAATTAGGGACGGCAAAACACAAACAGTCCAATCAAGCTAAAAATAATCTGctagtgaattttaaaataaataaatgcaaggTGAGGTGGATTTATTTTTTGATAATAGATATAAAGTGATTATGGTAATCTCGTTTCGTCCCGCtcacaatataaaattattattttacctttatatgtataaatattaaaaggAGACAAAAAGTAAAATGCattatagaaaatttttcatatgcttcgtgtttttaaaaaacatatatatttaaatatttggttgctttttaaaaaataaaaatattaaaaatatttagcaAAAATCAAATTAAGGCGAAGCAGGGTAGAATGGGGTAAGGGTGAGCAATTTTCgattttaaatacaaaatatcAACCCATTAGATCTTTTTAGTTTCGGTTTAGTCAGGTGGACTGCTTTTATCTTTGTTTGATTGGTTAATTCAATCAGTTATTGGTTTTTGAATTCCATATCAAAAACAACTAAGAAaccaatttatttaatattagtttaaaattatttatatttataatatgtaataGATATATAACTTTATAAACCCAATCCAGTTACTTAAGGTTGGTTAATCGAGAAAATCGAccaaactaaccaaatcaaaGTCGGTTTTGTGTGGTCAACTTTCTCAATTGAATTTAATCGAGTCGATTTTCTTATGTTAAAGTCAATTAAGTCAGATTGAAAAAAAAACCAGCCAAACTGACTAATTCAATTAATTGCTTGCCTTTAGAATGGGACTTATGTATCTAACACCTATAAAGATAATAGTAATATTCAATATTATAAATCAATAGTAAACGAGACTAATAATAGAGTAGAATATACCAACTATAAAAAAGTGATAGATTTGACAACATTTAACCCGGGGTTTGCCTTCCCTATATTATATccaattacattaattatatatactaACCTTTGAGAGCCAATGAAGACTGTAAGAAGAATGCACGAAATGAATGCTCTTGCTCGGAAATAGCCTTTGATAAAAGGAACCTGCAACTCCGGCAATGAAACAAGGCTTCCCATTGAATGCAGGAATTGATTTAAACACAGTATTGAAGTCGTTTTGGGGAAGATCATTAAGGAACACTTGAAGCTCAGGCGATTCCCAATGTGCTTGTCGGCAAACACTAGCGATGATATCCATAACTTCACATGTCGGGAAGAACGTGTTTGGACCCGAAGCACAACCCAAATCAGCCACCTTAATACAAGGAACGTGAACCATCTTGCTCAACATGTCTTTGATGGTGTCCTCTAGGAATGGCCTTGTCTTCAATTGTActtttttctgaaaaaaaaaacaaaaacaaaaacctgTAAACAATTTTGTTTAAaggatatatgtatatatatacatacatgtatataaatattgTTGAAGGGACGATTCTTTCGgaaaaattttttaaagtattgTAAGTTAGGCAGTCAATTGATCTCCCAATAATGTTGGGTATTGTCTCCCAATGGAGATTTTGTCCTTCGTATTGTGCCATAAGCGGGTGCGACTTATAGAGCTGAGAGTGTCTTGGTTGGTGAACTTCCAAAACTCACTGGACTCCCCCCTTGTTTACAAGTCAAATTATTTACATTACTATCATCACGCCCTATACAAACACTTATCCCATGAGTCTTACAAATCTACCAACCGAGGCACTCCTGATTACGTGAACTAGGCTCTTCGAGCAACCACTCAAGGTATGCTAACTCTCAACTGAGTTTATTGAGAGATTGACCGACTTCTTAACGGAAGACACTTAAAAATTTCTTTCCAAGGCTTCTATGCTTAACATATATAAAACTAGTATGGAAGAGATAGAGAAAGATACTTGAAGTGAGGAATTATTGGCATAGCTAATTTCTTTGTCTGTGGCATTGGTGCAATAAACATTTGCAGATGATGCCGGAGCCATAGTCATTACTTGCTGGATCTGGATGTCTCCCAATCTGTATTGATCTTATATAAAGACGAGTGATCTGTGCGAAAATGTGATGCAGAGGCCAGAGGGGCATTAGGTCATACACAGATCATGGGTTCTTGTCTATATGTGAGAATCTTTAATACTTCAATCAATGATTCTGTTCCCTGATCCCGCACATTCTAGGATAATGTGAAAATAAACAGTTGCTGGCCCGGATCCTCTCGCCACTTTCCCAAATAAGTATATTAACAATAGGCTTATAACAAGAgcactatttttttattaagataTGTTTCAACCACTTCCTCTATTTGgatgcttattattttataattttttattcatagAAATAAGTTTAGAATTGCAATTTTTTTATGGATGTTGGTTGAAGATTTTTATTTGGTGGGGTTTTCAGTGGAAAACAGTTTATTGCTATGCTGAATTTTACTCGCTATGCTTTAACGtgtgtagcgacgtaaaatttTCGCTTTCGATCGCTAATTGAGGTGGCttattggaaatttgaaaaccgacttttgttttttatttaaaaagagagttgccaccgatctttttctaagtgtgatcggacacctaataaatcatcttttttttaaaaaaaaaatttattcttgaacaaaaatgaaggccaaaTTTGGGTCTACGTGAAAAACAGAGTAAAGTAAGGTTCGGGAATCGGTTACGctcgaggaaggtattagcaccctcgcaatgcccaaaattggtatctcgtaaAACACGCGTTGTCTTGAttctcaaaaatacgagttcaatttaaattttaatcatgatccgaccaaaacacgagaattttttataatttcgatCTCTTTTTGAAAAGGACGTTCCTTTTTAACATGAGccgatgatattcacccaacatagcgatgaaatcaacaaCTTAATGTTAAACCGGCACGttaccttatttattgaaattaatttaaagaCATGAATGAAGATATttctagataaaaaaataaaagtaaaaaaactaaaattgatgTTGTACTATGGTATGAACTACTAATGCTAAATTCGGAACGgacaaatattaataaaaagttaagaatatGCAAAAcagataatatataaaacattaacaaTATACATGCAATAGTAATagtataaaacaataataatgcatATGGTATTAAACATGATAGTAATAGCATTAAACACGAAAAAAAACcatgaatatatataaacatataataataataaatgaagtgacgtaaatataatattaaaaacgcTAATATTgctagatatatacatatatattaaagtatatacgtaataataggaATGAAAAATGTACgcataataatactaaatatatacatactaaatatacatatacataatatatataaaatgaacatatacaatatatattaggAATACTAataacatagaaaatatatatttatatatatactaataataataataataataatagtaataataaaaggatGTATGTACACCAGAtaatacataatattaaaatagaataatgagTGGCAATAGTGAAAACAATAAGTATAGTAATGAATAATATGATAtacgaaaataatactatataaaaagtatatatatatacatacaataaaATAGATGtactaacattaataataaatataataggaataaaaataaataaaataataatacatacataatatggtataaatatatataatagtatttaagaacatatacataagatgatataaaatacaTACGTGGAAtggtataagaaatatataactaatggcattaaaaatatatacataatatatataaaatacatataatatatacatatattagaaatgataataaaaacaaatattaacacACTAAATAAGTACGTACATGCATATCTatgtactaataatattaataataaatataataataaaaatatatatgcataaaaaaaCGAAACATTAAAAAactaaatataatataacaataatgataataatataaaaataatagtgataatagTACTATATATAACATGAATAATATTTAAAgttgaatgaaatagaaaaataataaaaaattcaggataaatacgaaaaataaatgaaaaaagactaaaattggattaaaatcaaagttttggggcgaatttaaaataaaagataaataaaaggaTCCATTTGAACGCGCGTACAACTGCAGGGGGCTAAATAAGAAATTTACCCGAACCCTTAAAATGACGTCGTTGAAGGGAGGACCAAATCGCAAAGAGCGATAAAttttagggccaaattaaaagcaaaaaaaaacctGATTGTAAATGCATGAAAAAGCAGAAGGGCTAAGTGCGAAAATAGCCCTTCCGTTTaaaaaacacacggatcctaattggagcgggtcgggtcaatCCGACCCAGggccaaaacggcaccgttttcttTTAAATgggggggaccaaaacgcaccgttttggtccctataaaagacaaatttaaaaaaaaatatttgaatggggagaagaaaaaaaaaagagggagagaAAAGGGAGAGGGGGAGGGAAGAGAATTCCGGCCATGGGCCGGTCATCGGTCCGATTGCCGGACCGTCGCCGGCCCCGGCGCAGGCCACCAtgcacggtggccgaaaaaggtaattttttcccatttttttaattatttgttttatattttttatatgttttagtaTATGTATGTGGGAAAATAGGCCCAAAACGaaattaaaataggataaaaaataaatcaCCTTAAGTTTTTAAGCTTTCGATTTCTGAGATTTTTAGTTTGTATTTGATGCTATCTACGTTCTTTGATCTTATTGAATCCACTGTTCTTGGTTTTAATCTGCTAGTATggataaaaaacaaagaaaaatcctTTGTATTGATAGAAAAATCCCTCCTCTAAATTGTTTGTacattcggcttttatagcctgttttctaattcttttttattgtttttactgTCTCTTCCCATTTACTGCTTGCAGGTACCACGGGCGGTGGAGGTGACCGATGGGACGGTGCTGCAGGGATGTCAGAGGCAAGTGGGGGTTAGGTCGGTGGCTGGTAgctttagggttttgttttttcttatttttttattttgggcatTGGGCTGATTGGGCTAGGATTAGGTATTGGGCTTAGTTGTTTTATTTGGGGTTTAGTATGTATTGGATATTGGGTTTTGTAATTTTACTGTGTTTGGGTAATTTGTCTTGGGTCCAAGCCCGGGCAAATATTGGGCTATATAATGTGAATTTGAAAGGTTTCATAAAATGCCTGTTATTGGTTTCGGCGTCTTGACGGTTAGTATGGCTGGCACGAAATGATTTGTATTCGACAAAACTTCGAGGACAATTGATATGTTGTTTAATCCCAAAATGAGATCTTTGATGTGAACAAGGGTAGTGCATGATGACATTTAATTTTCGGAGGGTTCATGGTGGTTTTGTCTTGCAAAATGTAGGCCTTCGAGAAATAAAGTCAACAAGGCTGTTATTCATTGGGTTCCATCTCCCCACAGGTGGTCGAAGTTTATCGTCGCAGAGGTAGCTGAGGATGAAGCTGATGCGGTGGAGTGTTGTGAGACGAGAAAGGAATGGTGGCTTGTTCATTATTTTCTGTGTTGCTTGATGCCGTTGAGCCTGAAATAGCAGAGGAGTTCTAGGACATGGTCGTTGTGGAATCTTTTAGTAGGTATTGATCGTTATATTATCCAGTTGGTTAGAGTTCATTTCGCATTTGTTCATTGGCAAGGTAATAGTATGGATGCTTCTTTGGCAATGGTGAGTTATTTAAAATTTGGTGGCGAAATGTTTTTTCTTTGTTATTAGCTGTTCGCACAGGTGGTGGATGTCTAAGATTATCTGGGAGTTTTTTAATATCTTTTCATTAATATATTCTTATTGACTGAgtgaaaaaaaattgtgttaattttttttactcattataaatttgggatttttttaaaggaatttaatttttttatttttatttaaaaatataaattaattgttaacactcttaattttttaaaattaaattcaggCTAAATATATACATGGTAATCAAAcaagtatttatttattccaaaatgATATATCagtgaatttaatagaaaattttaattgtatttgcATTGTTATTTGAAACACTTTTTGTATTTGCATTGTTGACAAATTATTGAACCTTATTTTTTATTGTACTAATAATGTGGATGATATCTAGTCCATTAATGGAGATCATATTACTTGGGGAAATATATTCGGAAGATTGGATCAAATTGGATCACCCCATTTTTTAATCCCTTGGATCGAGGATATTTAATTGAGTTGGAACACTGCATTCTTAGTTACCAAGAGTCCATGGTTACCTTGtcattattatattgtatttggCTTATCTTAATGATgttttatatggattaaaatagGTCTTTTTATGTTAGCAAGTTTTGAAATATTCTATATAATTGAAGGACTTGTATAAGTTATCCTACTAAAAGATATAGCACTTAATTTGTTCAAGTGAGGAACTTTATGCTGTGAGTgcatttttatagttttttttttgtattatgattttacttgttgaatttacaatggtgaatttagTAGTGAGAGCATCATTTTTCAAAGTATAAAAGTGAggaaattgtaaaaagtgtgtgACAGATTTAGGATAACTTATTGTAAATATTGAAGATAGTTAAATATATATCACTGAGCTAAACTCCACATACGTAAGAAAACTAAGCCTTGTGTGGCCTGCTTATTTTCTGTTTCATGTAATACTTAGAACGAATACCCACAGTCGCAGCGAACCCTACCAAGCACATAGCTTACAAGTCGACAAttgttttaaagcttcaaaaataTCCTTCTACCAACACCAATCGGGATTTGAAACAATACAAGTCTTACTGaagtaaaaaattatataaatgtgagatttatttttatacattattattcTATAATTTTACATATAATCAACAAATCTTTTGAAAAATAAGAGAATTATTTTGTACACTGCTAGCGAGACTTCACAAATAGGGTTAAGAGATTGATAAGTATCTTATATTAGTAtaataaagtattaaaaaaatatacatgtcaatgcaattaataaaaatattgtttctaaccaaatctaatttttttgacacaatgcctagGACTATCTATAACCCGTCCTCAACCTACAAATAGAAGAATAATGCACTTCAGCACATTCGAACCTATGTCCTTGTCAATGAccatgccaatcgagttaagactcaattgatattaataaaagtattattaaatataaattttaaaaaattaaaagtaataaattatTGCTTTTTTGGATCTATCAATATATTACACGATAATCTATAGATTTTATACTATTGGATCTAACATTGGAACTATCAACAATATCACGAAATATTCTCTAactaaattttgtgtattttatccAATTTGCTATAATTTAAGGTCTGATGAGAAATTTCATTATTtagatttatatattataaaatctcGTAAAGATTAAGAATATTAATTAAAGTACATAAAAAATAGATATGGCGGCAAAACAAAATGTACAACCAATACAATATTTATAACAAGTTGACTGAAATTCTTAATTAGTGGCAATGGCATGTGTGAATATTCCAACTTATATGATGCATTTTCAACAAAATGCGGTTTTTAGTAGGAGTCAAAGTTAGAAAATTCATTTACGGgttgaaataaaatttatatttttacaacagtaaaaatataattttatcatttaaatagcctatattttataatttttaaaagattaaattaatttttatcatttttagggagtAAAATATAGttttaccttaattaatttaattttttttaatttaaatgaaaaaaatttcatttagggGGGTTAGGTCCCTACCAACCCCCAAAATATGCCCCTGCTAGTAGAGGGAAAAATCATTGGATAAGTTGGTTCAACTTAGCCAATATGAAAGGGGAGGAGgtaaaggtttttcttttttaaggatTCGgacactaaattaattttattgctaaaatcattaaaaatttaaatctaataatgttagtacttaatttttatcaaatcaatgttaaattttgaattaaaaagttAACACGGTTACTTTTaagtatcaaaatatataacttttatcaattataagtattaaattgaaccaaaatataatacaaataccacattagaaaaaagtgtcaaactcgtgtaccaaattatatattaagcttaaaataaactttaaaatacttgtatgattatttttcttccttttcttaaACAAGAGAGTGACATTCCATAAAAATTTCTACGAGTGTAacgtaattttaaaatattactatttattgattatttgtgTTTTGAGAGGTACTTTAGTACTAAAATGCTtgttatatacttttattttattatttcaaaatgtcatataATATAAGGTGAATATATACACTCAAAAGATATATAAGGAAGAGTATGTTAACACCCATCAATTTGTTACCTTTATGAACCTCATGATGCTCCAATCAATCATATTACATCGCCTCCAAAAGTACTTCTAGTTGATTCTACCACCCGTATCTATGGAGTGGAGTACTTGAAGATTAAGACCCAcactttttaattctttttaattgataagtgtcaaaagtaacatattttaacctcatttttaatgcattttggGTGATTAAGTGGTATTAATTGTGAACTATATACTTCTAATCCTTTatattcatgttttgatgcttaatAGAGCATTTGAAAGCAATACAAGTGAAAAAGGTGAAAATTAGAACATTGGAGCATTCTGGAAGCTGTACACATGTAGCAAATTTTCACACAGGGCAATCCATACAGTTGTGTGTCCAAGGTGTGTCGATCTCAAAAACTATGTGTGCTAATGGTTGAAAGTTGCGATTTTTAGAGTTTTTAACACTTTAAGAGGatataaataggaaaataaaaggGAAGAGAGGCAACCACCAAGGGAGAGCACGAAAATTACCTTTAGAACACCATTGATGCTAATTTTCAAGCAATTTTCCACCAATATTCAAGAGTTCAAGTTGATTTTCAAGAAAGCTATCATGGATTTCTTTTATTCTAgtggttatattgtatttttggtgtttactcTTGCCAATATAAACTAATTCTCTTAAGGAGAGATGAACCCTAGGATGGATtctattgtttaattttttttatgcaaTAAAATATTAGTCTCTTAATTTTCAATTATGAATGATTTATTATTCATGGATTAATAATTTTAGAGTGTTAATCCATATTTAATGTGCATAAGTCTGAGGTTGAATAGACCTTTCTTGTGATTAGATCTTGCATAATTGAATGgaattgcatgcaatcctaaaataggacaacataaatctatcggattagagtcaaatctaataagatgACCCATAGAATGAATTAATGTGataataatgattttaattagaaagaaattttaattaatcaacctagagttagttgctcttatgTTCAAAAAAGATGTTAGCATatattagggatttctatggatcaaagagctaagaaaataaattgcataaattatatTGAGAATTATAGATGAAATCTAGGCAGATTCTTACGTATGTACTGCTTTGTTACTTGGTTAATACTTTATTGCTTTTGTGTTTCATTCTTTGGTGCATTCCTTATTTAATTTAGctagtttgatttaattttaatcaatcttttgaattattaggttaaataatagaaatgtGGTAATTACTAGTAATTGTAGTCCTCGAGGGAACGATATCTATGCTCACTATAGTTACACTGTTAATTGATAAGTGCACTTAGTTTAGTGGACATAAAGTATTATGAGATATATAATAAAGTGAGACTTTAATTGAATCGTAAAATATAATGTTGAAAATTATATTGTTTGCTAGGAGAAgtgattgtatgaaactgtgctTCCATGTCATCTTTATCCCCTTTTCAATAGGACAATGACAAGTTAGATTtttcctcttaatttttaggtttttccttctgaaaaaattcaaatccaactaaaaatgctaaaaattaggaggaaaaaatctgatttgtcattctccaaTTGAAAAAGGATAAAGATGACgtgaaatcacagtttcatacaatcatttctctGTTTGTTTGTGGTTTGTGGGGCAATGATTTACTTGTGTTAGTGGTGCGTGAATTGTGATTACTTAAAAGTTCTTGGCCAATATACTAAAAAAGCCATTAAACGActaaactttatttagaaaagtccctaacttatgatttttactcataaaagccctcTATTTTTTTTCGCTCAGTAAAAGAGTACATAAGCACCTAGTCAGGCAACACTGACAAATGCCACAAAGCTTTTACAATCAGATCATACCCAAACAGCTGGACACATCACCTAAACCAGAAACATCAAGAAACATTACTCAATTCCAAAAAACCTATAACAGTATCTGATCAAAACATATCAGCAGTAACAAACCTCCAGTAGCGTCTTCCTTTGCATACCTGTCACCGTGAGAACGGACCTTGAAAAGCTCATAATATTCATAAACCAAACTCACCACCAAGCCTTAAACAAACAAGGTCTACTCATACCAGTAGAAGCTAAGGCATCTGCCATTTCATTTCCACCCTCCTCAGCAAAAGAAAATGTTAACTTTCCAGCACAGGCCCTCCTTCTATCAATTTTTGCAAAAACAGAATATTGCGACCAAGGTCTACTTGATTTCTCTAAGATCCAATTAAAAACCTTCCTCGACCCCATCTCAATAATTAGAGAGCATGAATCCTTCCATCCTATGTCATTAAAAACATCCATAGCTATGGTAATTGCTTCCAATTCAGCAGACTCCGTATCACAAGCAACACTCGGACCCGAGAATAGAGCTCTAACAATACCTTCCTCGTCTCTCATTACCCCTCCAACACCAGATTCACCCTCAAGAGCAGCACCACTTACATTAAATTTCAAGCCTCCAAGTGGAGGAGAGCGCCAGCCGGCTGACCCTGAATTAGATAATTCACATCTATACGGACATAACCACCATAATCTCTCTTGAAACCTGCACTCTTCAGTAGCAGCCCTTACCCATAGTAAAGCCCTCATTTTGGAATGGAAAATCAAAGTGTCCATTGTCAACACTTTATTATCAAATACAATCTCATTTCTTGCTAACCAAATCGACCAACAAGATGCAGCGATTGAAGTTAGCCACAAACTTTTACAAGAACCAATAATCTTCGCCTtgaaacatagcatataaaattCCTCAAAGTTGCTAACCGCTAACCAGTCGATGTCCCATCAGTTGAATATTCTCTTCCAGAATCCTGcaataaaattacaattaaaaaatACATGATCCGCCCTCTCCAACTCCCTATTGCACCACGGGCACACGTTCAAGCTGTCATGAATCTTCACCCCCCTTTTAATTAGAAAATCTTTCATAGAAACTCTATCAATGGCCAATAACCAAAGAAAATTCCGCACCCGTGGAGGAACTTTTAGCTTCCATATTTTATCGAAGACAAAGACTGGCCCCTCCCCCTCACCCTCACTcagaatattaaagtaaaaatattttgaacTTTAGGCTCTTACCTTAATTTCCTATTAATCCAATAGAAATTCTATACACTTTAACATCAACATGAAAttcaagttatttttattttaatattaaaatcaatggATTCTGTCGAGCTAACACTCGCTTgacatattaaatatattttaattgctACTTATATTGTCTTTGATCTATTTTAGTAGTGTCCATAAAACTAGAGGTGAGtaaaatttgattcgattcgaaaaatttgataaaaaaattaaattttgaattaaatagttcgagttaatcgagttatttggatcaacttgAATATGAATTACAAAATTTGTGTTATCCGAAAATctgaataagaaaagacaaaactacgtcgttttgatacaTGTTTACCCATTAAGAACCATTATATTGTTTAcgtagttaaataatcttatacTTCGTCTACTACTTAAATAATCGGTTCATGTAAAtgtaacattgagtataaataataggatttgttAACTCGACTAAACTTGATCcgaattttttttacttgattcgattcgattggaaaaaatttcaaattgaattcaGGATTCATAAACTTGactaactcgaattttttttactcgat carries:
- the LOC121212367 gene encoding probable methyltransferase TCM_000331, with the translated sequence MTMAPASSANVYCTNATDKEISYANNSSLQKKVQLKTRPFLEDTIKDMLSKMVHVPCIKVADLGCASGPNTFFPTCEVMDIIASVCRQAHWESPELQVFLNDLPQNDFNTVFKSIPAFNGKPCFIAGVAGSFYQRLFPSKSIHFVHSSYSLHWLSKVPRGVEDNKGNLYIAKSSPPNVSKAYSGQFRNDFSRFLHFRSEEMITEGRMLLTFIGRSSTDPTSKDCCAIWDLFTKSLLDLVAKGLVRESDIDSFNVPYYYPCEEEMREIIEKERSFALDKLEIFEMNWDFEDDVFNENFEKSRSGRNVANCIRAITESMIASHFGEAIIDDLFSRFAQHVGEHLSCEKTKYYVTIVVSMTMK
- the LOC107945428 gene encoding uncharacterized protein produces the protein MLCFKAKIIGSCKSLWLTSIAASCWSIWLARNEIVFDNKVLTMDTLIFHSKMRALLWVRAATEECRFQERLWWLCPYRCELSNSGSAGWRSPPLGGLKFNVSGAALEGESGVGGVMRDEEGIVRALFSGPSVACDTESAELEAITIAMDVFNDIGWKDSCSLIIEMGSRKVFNWILEKSSRPWSQYSVFAKIDRRRACAGKLTFSFAEEGGNEMADALASTGMSRPCLFKAWW